The region TCGTCGATCGGATGACCGGTCAAGTATAGGCCCAAGGTGTCTTTTTCGCCTTTCAGGCGTTCCTTGAGTGTCAGTTCCTTGGCTTTGCGATGGTTGCCATAAACGTCGGAGTCTTCTTCGACGAACAGGCCACCAAAGAGGTCGGCATGACCGCTGTCATGGGTACGGGCTGTCTGCTCTGCGGCCTTGATCGCCTCTTCCATCGCGGCCAGCAGGATCGCACGGTTCTGATCGATACTGGCCTGGTAGGCTTTGGGCTCATCATGAAAACAAGGGCCCAGACGGTCCAGTGCGCCACTGCGAATCAAACCGTCGAGCGTGCGCTTGTTGATTCGCTTGAGGTCTACCCGGGCACAGAAGTCGAACAGATCCTTGAAAGGACCGTCCTGGCGCGCTTCGGTGATTGCCTCGACCGGACCCTCCCCCACACCCTTGATGGCACCCAGACCATAAATGATCCGGCCTTCATCGTTTACCGTGAACTTGTACTCCGAGGCGTTCACGTCGGGCGCATCAAGGCGCAACTTCATCGTGCGCACTTCTTCGATCAAGGTCACGACCTTGTCGGTGTTGTGCATATCTGCCGAGAGTACCGCGGCCATGAACGGCGCAGGGTAATGCGTCTTCAGCCACGCGGTCTGGTACGACACCAGGCCGTAAGCAGCGGAGTGAGATTTGTTAAAACCATAACCGGCGAATTTTTCCACCAGGTCAAAAATGTTACCCGCCAGGTCGGCATCAATGTTGTTGTTCGCACACCCCTCAATGAAACCACCGCGCTGCTTGGCCATCTCCTCGGGTTTTTTCTTGCCCATGGCACGTCGCAGCATGTCAGCGCCGCCGAGGGTGTAACCGGCCATCACCTGCGCGATCTGCATCACCTGTTCCTGGTACAGGATGATGCCGTATGTCGGTGCCAGAACAGGCTTGAGACCTTCGTACTGGTAGTCGGAGTGCGGGTATGCCAATTCGGCACGCCCGTGCTTGCGGTTGATAAAGTCATCAACCATGCCTGACTGCAGTGGGCCCGGACGGAACAGGGCCACCAGTGCAATCAAGTCTTCCAGACAGTCGGGCTTGAGCTTTTTGATCAGCTCTTTCATACCCCGGGATTCAAGCTGGAACACCGCCGTGGTTTCGGCTTTTTGCAGCAGCTGATAAGTCGGCTTGTCGTCGAGAGGAATGAACGCGATGTCCAGCGGCGGCTCATCCACCTTGGCCCGTTCGCGATTGATGGTCTTGAGCGCCCAATCGATAATGGTCAGCGTACGCAAGCCGAGGAAGTCGAACTTCACCAGCCCCGCCGACTCAACATCATCCTTGTCGAACTGGGTGACAAGGCCACCGCCCTCTTCATCGCAGTAGATCGGTGAAAAGTCTGTCAGCTTGGTGGGAGCGATAACCACACCACCGGCGTGCTTGCCGACGTTACGCACCACGCCTTCAAGCTTGCGCGCCATTTCCCAGATTTCGGCCGCTTCTTCATCGACCTTAATGAAGTCGCGCAGGATTTCTTCCTGCTCGTAGGCTTTTTCCAGGGTCATGCCGACTTCAAAAGGAATCATCTTCGACAGACGATCAGCCAGGCCATAGGACTTGCCCTGCACCCGCGCTACGTCGCGGATTACCGCTTTGGCGGCCATCGAACCGAAGGTGATGATCTGGCTGACCGCATTGCGGCCATACTTTTCGGCCACGTACTCAATAACCCGGTCACGACCATCCATGCAGAAGTCGACGTCGAAGTCGGGCATCGATACCCGTTCAGGGTTAAGGAAACGTTCGAAAAGGAGATCGTATTCCAGTGGATCAAGGTCAGTAATCTTCTGAACATACGCCACCAGCGACCCGGCACCCGACCCTCGACCCGGGCCAACTGGCACGCCGTTACTCTTGGCCCACTGGATAAAGTCCATCACGATCAGGAAGTAACCGGGGAAGCCCATCTGGATAATGATATCCAGCTCGAAATTCAGCCGGTCTACATACACCTGACGCTTGGAGTCGTAGTCCTCGGTGGTGTCTCTGGGCAGGAGAACGCTCAGGCGCTCTTCCAGACCGTCAAAGGACACCTTGCGGAAATACTCATCGATGGTCATGCCATCGGGAATCGGGAAGTTGGGCAAAAAGTGAGTGCCCAGCTTGACGTCAATATTGCAGCGCTTGGCAATTTCAACCGAGTTTTCCAGCGCCTCAGGCAAGTCACTGAACAGTTCGGCCATTTCTTCGGCGCTTTTCAGGTACTGCTGGTCACTGTAGTTCTTGGAGCGACGCGGGTCATCAAGCGCACGGCCCTCACCAATGCAAACACGGGTCTCGTGAGCTTCGAAATCCTGCTGGCGAAGGAAGCGCACATCATTGGTCGCCACCAGAGGCGCACCGACTTTTTCAGCCAGTGCGACCGCAGCGTGCAAATGCTCTTCATCATTGGGACGCTTGGTACGCTGAACCTCCAGATAAAAGCGATCCGGGAATACCGTCATCCACTCGCGAGCCAGGGTTTCAGCCTCTTCGGTGTTACCGCTTATCAGCGCAACACCGATTTCACCCTCCTTGGCTGCCGAGAGCATGATCAAACCTTCAGCAGCCTCAGCCACCCATTCGCGCTCAATGATCACCTGCCCATTGCGCTGCCCGTCGATAAAACCACGGGAAATCAGCTCGGTCAGGTTACGGTAACCCGCACCGTTCATCGCCAGCAGACTGATGCGACTGACCGCGTTTTCCGGATCCTTGTTCGACAACCACAGATCAGCACCACAAATCGGCTTGATCCCGCCGCCCATGGCTGCTTTGTAGAATTTGACCAGAGAACACATGTTGTTCTGATCGGTCACCGCGACGGCAGGCATGTTCATGCCTGCCAGGGTTTTGATCAGCGGTTTGATCCGCACCAGGCCATCGACCAGGGAGTATTCAGTGTGCAGGCGCAGATGAACGAATGAAGCCGGCATGGTGATCCTGTCTATAAGCTTTGAGAAACAACAAGGCCCGGATTGTACCGGGCCTTGGCAAAAACATCAGCCTCGCGGCTAAACCTCGACGAGTGCTTCGCGCGCTTCGTACGCGCGACGAACCGGACCAAATGAACGCCGGTGAATCGGTGTTGGCCCCAGGCGATCAAGCGCTTCGAGGTGTACGGGAGTCGGGTAGCCCTTGTGGCCGCCAATCCCGTAGCCTGGGTATTGCTCCTCGAACGCGGCCATTTCACGGTCACGACTGACTTTGGCCAGAATCGATGCTGCAGCAATCGCTGGCACCTTACTGTCACCTTTGACAACAGCTTCAGCTGGCATTGACAGTTTGGGGCAACGATTACCATCGATCATGGCCAGTTTCGGAGTGATGCTCAACCCTTCGACAGCGCGCTGCATGGCCAGCATGGTGGCATGCAGGATATTCAGCTCATCGATCTCTTCGACTTCCGCCCGGGCAATGCACCAACTCAAGGCTTTTTCGCAAATCTCGTCATACAGCCGTTCACGACGAGCCTCGGTGAGTTTTTTCGAGTCATTCAGGCCGGCAATCGGTCGATTGGGATCAAGAATGACTGCAGCCGTCACCACAGCGCCGCACAAAGGGCCCCGCCCGACTTCATCCACGCCGGCAACCAGGTCTTCGACCAGGTTGAAGTCCAAACCGATTTGCATAGTCACTTTACTCATCAGGATTTTGCGATCAGGCCCAGCACTGCATCGGCCGCCTGATTCGAGGCGTCGAGACGCAATGTGCGATGGATCTCATCAAAGCCCCGGGTCTGCTCCTCGCCACCGTCCAGCAAAGGCAGCAGCGTTTGAGCCAGCGCCTCGGGCGTAGCGGCATCCTGCAAGAGTTCAGGCACCAACAGCCGCTGGGCAAGCAAGTTGGGCAACGACACGTAAGGGCTTTTGACCAGACGCTTGAGAATCCAGTACGTGAGTGGCGCCAAGCGATAAGCCACCACCATCGGGCGCTTGTACAACAGCGCCTCGAGGGTCGCAGTTCCGGACGCAATCAACACCGCATTACAGGCAGCCAAAGCCAGATGCGAGCGACCATCAAGCAAGGTCAGCGGCAAATCACGACCTGCGAGCAGTTGCTCGATCTGTGCACGACGCGCCGCACTGGCACACGGCAATACAAAGCGGACATCTGGCCGTGCATCACGTATTTTTTGCGCCGCATCGAGAAACAGCCCACCGAGCTTGCCAACTTCTCCGCCACGACTGCCAGGCATCAGGGCGACCAAT is a window of Pseudomonas taetrolens DNA encoding:
- the dnaE gene encoding DNA polymerase III subunit alpha, with protein sequence MPASFVHLRLHTEYSLVDGLVRIKPLIKTLAGMNMPAVAVTDQNNMCSLVKFYKAAMGGGIKPICGADLWLSNKDPENAVSRISLLAMNGAGYRNLTELISRGFIDGQRNGQVIIEREWVAEAAEGLIMLSAAKEGEIGVALISGNTEEAETLAREWMTVFPDRFYLEVQRTKRPNDEEHLHAAVALAEKVGAPLVATNDVRFLRQQDFEAHETRVCIGEGRALDDPRRSKNYSDQQYLKSAEEMAELFSDLPEALENSVEIAKRCNIDVKLGTHFLPNFPIPDGMTIDEYFRKVSFDGLEERLSVLLPRDTTEDYDSKRQVYVDRLNFELDIIIQMGFPGYFLIVMDFIQWAKSNGVPVGPGRGSGAGSLVAYVQKITDLDPLEYDLLFERFLNPERVSMPDFDVDFCMDGRDRVIEYVAEKYGRNAVSQIITFGSMAAKAVIRDVARVQGKSYGLADRLSKMIPFEVGMTLEKAYEQEEILRDFIKVDEEAAEIWEMARKLEGVVRNVGKHAGGVVIAPTKLTDFSPIYCDEEGGGLVTQFDKDDVESAGLVKFDFLGLRTLTIIDWALKTINRERAKVDEPPLDIAFIPLDDKPTYQLLQKAETTAVFQLESRGMKELIKKLKPDCLEDLIALVALFRPGPLQSGMVDDFINRKHGRAELAYPHSDYQYEGLKPVLAPTYGIILYQEQVMQIAQVMAGYTLGGADMLRRAMGKKKPEEMAKQRGGFIEGCANNNIDADLAGNIFDLVEKFAGYGFNKSHSAAYGLVSYQTAWLKTHYPAPFMAAVLSADMHNTDKVVTLIEEVRTMKLRLDAPDVNASEYKFTVNDEGRIIYGLGAIKGVGEGPVEAITEARQDGPFKDLFDFCARVDLKRINKRTLDGLIRSGALDRLGPCFHDEPKAYQASIDQNRAILLAAMEEAIKAAEQTARTHDSGHADLFGGLFVEEDSDVYGNHRKAKELTLKERLKGEKDTLGLYLTGHPIDEYEGEIRRFARQRIIDLKPARDTQTVAGMIIALRVMKNKKGDKMGFITLDDRSGRIEASLFAEAFHSAQSLLQTDAMVVVEGEVSNDDFSGGLRLRVKRVMSMEEARTSLAESLRLKVVHSALKGDQLRVLGDLFKQHRGACPITMEYTGEGARATLQFGETWRVDPADSLIQALRDQFGRDNVFLQYR
- the rnhB gene encoding ribonuclease HII; this encodes MQIGLDFNLVEDLVAGVDEVGRGPLCGAVVTAAVILDPNRPIAGLNDSKKLTEARRERLYDEICEKALSWCIARAEVEEIDELNILHATMLAMQRAVEGLSITPKLAMIDGNRCPKLSMPAEAVVKGDSKVPAIAAASILAKVSRDREMAAFEEQYPGYGIGGHKGYPTPVHLEALDRLGPTPIHRRSFGPVRRAYEAREALVEV
- the lpxB gene encoding lipid-A-disaccharide synthase, giving the protein MARLRIALVAGEASGDILGSGLMRALKARHSDIEFIGVGGPLMEAEGMRSSFPMERLSVMGLVEVLGRLRELLKRRKQLVKSLIEQKPDVFIGIDAPDFTLNIELQLRRAGIKTVHYVSPSVWAWRQKRVLKIREGCDLMLTLFPFEARFYEEKGVPVRFVGHSLADAIPLEADRDAARSELGLPAGPLVALMPGSRGGEVGKLGGLFLDAAQKIRDARPDVRFVLPCASAARRAQIEQLLAGRDLPLTLLDGRSHLALAACNAVLIASGTATLEALLYKRPMVVAYRLAPLTYWILKRLVKSPYVSLPNLLAQRLLVPELLQDAATPEALAQTLLPLLDGGEEQTRGFDEIHRTLRLDASNQAADAVLGLIAKS